Below is a genomic region from Henckelia pumila isolate YLH828 chromosome 3, ASM3356847v2, whole genome shotgun sequence.
GGGCCCAAGAACTCTTTCAGTCTGGTTTACGAGATTCAAGCGTGCCTAAATAAGGATATCAAGAATGTGAATGATTAAGCTTAGACATAGTGAATCatgcattaaaaaaaataacttataCTGTGTTTTGTGCATGGATAAAAGAATATAAATTTCCAGCGACCTCACTTGGCAATGGTACAGTTGTGATCAGCACTCTTGAGGCCACCATTTACATAATTTAGCAGGCAAACTCTAATAAACAGAAGGACAATCCTAAGGGCCACTTTTCTGTGAGAATGCTCATTCTGTGACTACCAAAACAAACGGGAAATCCAAGCTTTACCCTTCAGCGGGATAAAAAGATAATTGATGTTGTTCTTCATAATAAAATAGCTCGATCATAAGTCATTATTTAAAAATAGCAAAGGCATGAGGACATTTCTTCACAAAAGGGGGACCAAATATGAATTAAGTAAGAAGTTCAATAAATGCATACGACCATATCTAGAAAAGTATGGAGGTTACCACAAAAGGTTTCTCCATTATAATGACGGAAGGCACCTCAACAGCTTGCAATTCAATCTCCTTGCGTGTGATGGGCTGCAAAGGAGTAAATAATGATAGCGGTAAGAATAGAAAAATGTGATACTAAAAAAATCTACGTTATTAACTCTTTTGTTAGGGCATTTGTTTACCCTTTTGTCTGCTGCGGATTTCTTGCCCGCCTTTTGTAACCATTAACttactatattaatatatcatcGTTTCTTATCCAaaagaatatatattaaaatatatacttTACTGAATCAGCCCTTCACACCAAAACCAAAGTATTCAGACCCTAAATATGGTCAAATTACAATAGACAATTCCATTAGTGTTGACTTCTAATTATTGAATTAGATATCAGTGAAAAGATTTCATTTTAAATAATGTTTGTCATTTCAGATGTATCTAGTCAGCAGGGGGATAAAAGTTAGAATTCAATACATGTCAACATTTTAAAGTAaaaaaccaataaaaaaaatcaacttaCATTTCCTAGAATATTTTGAGTCTGCAGGCGACCAGGTTCGCCCAAATTTGTTCGCCATGTTATCTGAAGCTTACCAAGAATATTACTTCCCTCAAGTTTCACTCGTGCACTGTCCTGTGATGACAACCTTAACTGATAGAGATAGTTGTAAATTCCTCCTCCAGCTCTAATGAGAATGGGTTCCTTAAACACTTTTCTGCCAAAACAATCTAGTGTTCACTTTAACTACTATAAAGAAGGTGATGCCAACACCAAGTTATATAAGTACATACTTAAATGGTTAAATTAAAccattaaaaacaataaaaaaccaAGATTGCGAATTAATTagaataattttcgaaatcacCTCGTCAATAGATTGCGTTCCGAAAGGTGACTATCAGCTTTGAACACTGTTGCAGTCCAATTCTGTGCTGGCTCAAACTCAACTTGGTCCATGTATAGATTAGattttgtattattttctaTACAAGCCTCCAAAAAAGTGTTTTCCTGAGGGGAAGGACGATTTGACGATCATGAAAGGGAAGAAGCTCAACAGCTACCTCTAATTTACAAATATTTGCATCTCATCCGGAAAAATTAAATGCACATTTTACTGCAACATCGAACTTTAAAACAGGTCAAAGAAAACTGGAATGCAGAGAGGTGGAACATTTAATTTCCCCAGCTTCATATTTATGATCCTATGTTTAATAACCAAATAAGAAGTGActgaacatatatatatataaaaaaatgataCCTCCCCAGAGAGGTGGAACACCACTGAGTAAAATATAGAGCATCACTCCCGCCGCACTCCAAATATCAGCTACAGAGTCGTAATTTCAATGCAAAACTTCAGGATTTGAAACTTGTTGCAACTAATTAGATCTTTCTCCTTCCAAACTTGTTAGAATATAAGTAACAAAGGCTGGAATGCAGAGATTGTTAACGTAGCTAAGTATCTTCGGAAAAGGGCTGATTCACATCTGAAACAGTCTGTTAGGATCTGCATTTTAATGAAAAATGCAGTAACAAAACTCGCCCAACTTCGAGCTATAACATGGATTTTAGGATCTAAGtttttttgaatgaaaaatGCAACAGCAAAACTCACCCAACACTTACAATTCAGAGCTTggatttagggctttgggtcgTGGCTAGGTACAGGGCAGTCGAGACCTCGTTCCGATGTTGCAGAGTTGAAGTGATGCACAACAAAAGGGAGAAAAATACACCTGAAATCCAGAAACTCAATAACTCTACCTGAAAAATACACAACCATTACAATATCACAGATTATCAATACTCTACAAAATTATACTTAAGGTGAAGCAGCAATGGAAAACGCCAAGTGGCTGGAGAAAAATCACGAGTTTTATTTCACAGCAGCAAAACTTTCCAGAATTAGGGCCATGATAGGATTATGGGGTGTTATTTCTTGCTAAACACATACAATTTCAATCACATTTATCATTAAGGCTGCGGTTGTACAAATTCCAAGTGTAAGGAATAAAGTTTCCCAAGAATCAGGCACCATAGGATTTCTGTATCAATCAGCTCCCTAGAAAGAAAAGGCCCGTGTTCACAGTTCTTAAATATCGAACTCCATTAACAGACACAGGAATATTACTAAAAATATATGTTCAACAAAGATAtacaagatttaaaaataactgaaaaatTGAAACAAACCTTAGCTAGAGAAACATAATCCTTCAAACCACCGATCAATTCTCGTATCTGAGATTTGAAACATAAAATCCATTAATGAGCAGAAACAAATCGAAAGGGATCCCATTTCTAAACTGACTAGACATCAGTATATATTATGAGCAGAAAATATCTTCTCTATACTTTTATGTTAAACAAAAATCCAATATTTTTCACGCTGCCAGGCTTGAGGCATAATGAGACTCCACAGTTGTATTACTGCACATGGCTGGGGGTATTTCTTAATGCACCTTAAATTAAAGTacagaaaattcaagaaaagaTACAAGATTTGTCATCATTTACTTTTATCAGTAGATTAACAAGGGATGAAAACTTATAACCATACCTCAGGATCGACAAAAGGTGAATTATTGATAGAGAAAGCCATTGTCGGTTCTTCCACCTTTATAGATGGTAACGGCTTCCCAAAAGTTTTGTTTGCAATTGTCTCCCCAATCTGGATCGATGAAAGAAATTTATTATCATAATTTTCACGATAGCAGAATATGAAAATACATAAGACGAGAGACAAATAAATTCTCCTTATACTAATTTGACCCTACCTGAATATCATCGATTCCACAAACGGCACAACTATCGCCAACCTCTATCGTTTCGGCAGGAACTCTACTGAATTTATCATACACAAATAGTTCACTTACTCTAGCATATCTGCACTCATCATCTGAGGAACAAACCTAAAGGCATGAATAAGACAtgtaaaaaaaatcatcatctacacaACAAGGATACAATTGATCCAAACATAAGAATTATCATTTTTTAGCATGATTCCTTGATGTGAAGCAAGGGTGAAGCTAGAGGTGCAAAATTATAAGAATCAAACTCCAGAATAATATGAAGTTGAAATTTTAACAAGAAGGTACAGAGAAATCGAGATAATATATTGTGCAAAacgaaaaatataaatacaagaAACCAAGTCAATACAAATCATTTTCCCTTAAAAATAACAGGACATTCAATTAAGTAGTCTGATATATAAAACACACATCAAGTATGAACTTATCCACTCATATCCAAAAACATCAATTAAACTAGATCATTTCAAACAAAACaacgaaaaaaaatcaaaataaattcagatctataaaaataaaaacagatcAATAAAAACTATGACGGCATAAACGTCATATCCGAGTCAAGCGTAGTCGATTTCTTCAAAATTACCAAtcctttcaaataaaaatctcGAACAAATAAGGTAAAAGTAGATCTGCGCACAAATCAATTTCAAGATCTCACAGTCATGTTACACAAATAGCCAAAAATCGAGtcataaaatcacaaaaaatgaaaaagtaTTCAGCTACTAGTAGGAAAATAACAGGAAACAGagcaataataataaccacCTTTCCGAAAAGAGGGAGGCGGCGAGTCTGCAGCGGCGTCGCTAGCTTCCAATGAGACGAATGATGGGGTGTTCAGCCGCATCACACCCATGGATGCCACCCCAACACCGCTCTTCGTCGTGTCATACGCGGCTCCCATACTTGCAGGGATAGAGTTGGAATAATCGAAAGAAAAGCctaaatctgaaaaaaaaaaaaaaaaaaaaaattcgaagaGATCGTGAAGTTTAAAAGAAGGGGAAAAGATGCGCATACCCATCAAAATTGAAAAGGATCGTGAATCTTGAGGCTTCTGGAGCTCGAGGAAGCATCAAGAAAATAGAATCCAGATTGAGAGAAAACTAAGGAGATCGAGAGAAAGATGGTTTGACGAAGATTATAAGTTAACAGAGAAAACAAGACCTATTACTTCACgagatataaattaaaaattttattttcatctttctacttcatcaaatttaatttgacgaagtaaaaagtcaaataaaaatttaagtGAAGCCCGGTTTTTTAATTGATGAAGTCTAAAGTATATTTTACTTCGGTAATTTTATAATCGCAGTAAATAACTATGTATTACTTCGGTAATAGTGTTCACCGAAGTAAAAAATAGCGAAGTAATATGCAGaaattctactagtgttaaTGCCACATTCCTCCTATCATGTCCTCGAAATGTTGGATGAGAAGGTCTCTTCGCGCCCCGCTTTTGAGACCGAAAAGCAGAGTGCATATCATGTTGAATGTGAGTGTCTTCATCAGAGGTAAAACCTGATTCAGTGTCACCACTACTACTTCAAAATCAAACTCAAATCATGAGATACGGAGTGGTGAAGTTATAAACTGGATTAAGATATATAAATTTGACgaatattaattttatgtttgTGGCACGAGACAACATACTGTGACCTGCTGCTTCCCCTGCCAATGCACCCGAATGTGCAGCCTGATTTCTTCTTCCATCTTCCCAATGTAATTCTTCAAACAATCTGGCTTGAGGAATGAGACAAGAGCGTTTTGCACACGCTTGTGATCTTCGCCCCCGAGCTCCAACAGACACCGATCACTGAGTATCATTTTCACGGATTTCGTTTGTTGGTTGCTGAGCTTTTCTCCGTTACTTGCGAATATGAACTTGTTGGCAGCCAATCCATAGATGAAGACAGTCGGTTTTCCGAATAGACTGAGTTTCGATATTGGACCATATCTTGCAGTTCTTTGTGCAATCCATGCATCGGCTGTGTTGGCCCTCATAGCCCAGAGAAGTTCCAGGCTTTGGCCTACAATGCGTATCCCGAGTGAACCAGGGGGGAACCTTTTTCGGTGTTGATCTTCTCCTGATAAGGAGAGAGAAGATAGGTAACAGGAATATGCAAACAAGTAGGAAAATCTTCATAGCTTAAGATTACAGATAGCTGCTACATTTTGgcgatatatacatatatacaccAAGATTATGTGCGTGCCATTAGAAACATCTTGTTTCTTTGAGAGAAGGGATCTTTTTTTAGAG
It encodes:
- the LOC140890266 gene encoding uncharacterized protein, with the protein product MDQVEFEPAQNWTATVFKADSHLSERNLLTRKVFKEPILIRAGGGIYNYLYQLRLSSQDSARVKLEGSNILGKLQITWRTNLGEPGRLQTQNILGNPITRKEIELQAVEVPSVIIMEKPFVARLNLVNQTERVLGPFEVWLSESNTLDEKIVMVNGLQTVDASRISVTVKNNLMKLEVNGVNLSTRM
- the LOC140891691 gene encoding uncharacterized protein isoform X2, with translation MDLGFSFDYSNSIPASMGAAYDTTKSGVGVASMGVMRLNTPSFVSLEASDAAADSPPPSFRKDDECRYARVSELFVYDKFSRVPAETIEVGDSCAVCGIDDIQIGETIANKTFGKPLPSIKVEEPTMAFSINNSPFVDPEIRELIGGLKDYVSLAKVELLSFWISGVFFSLLLCITSTLQHRNEVSTALYLATTQSPKSKL
- the LOC140891691 gene encoding uncharacterized protein isoform X1 yields the protein MGMRIFSPSFKLHDLFEFFFFFFFSDLGFSFDYSNSIPASMGAAYDTTKSGVGVASMGVMRLNTPSFVSLEASDAAADSPPPSFRKDDECRYARVSELFVYDKFSRVPAETIEVGDSCAVCGIDDIQIGETIANKTFGKPLPSIKVEEPTMAFSINNSPFVDPEIRELIGGLKDYVSLAKVYFSPFCCASLQLCNIGTRSRLPCT
- the LOC140891691 gene encoding uncharacterized protein isoform X3; amino-acid sequence: MGMRIFSPSFKLHDLFEFFFFFFFSDLGFSFDYSNSIPASMGAAYDTTKSGVGVASMGVMRLNTPSFVSLEASDAAADSPPPSFRKDDECRYARVSELFVYDKFSRVPAETIEVGDSCAVCGIDDIQIGETIANKTFGKPLPSIKVEEPTMAFSINNSPFVDPEIRELIGGLKDYVSLAKGAD
- the LOC140890268 gene encoding taxoid 2-alpha-hydroxylase-like; protein product: MEYFSDLDFFHVNGRIRRVLREEHRSRSREDQHRKRFPPGSLGIRIVGQSLELLWAMRANTADAWIAQRTARYGPISKLSLFGKPTVFIYGLAANKFIFASNGEKLSNQQTKSVKMILSDRCLLELGGEDHKRVQNALVSFLKPDCLKNYIGKMEEEIRLHIRVHWQGKQQVTVLPLMKTLTFNMICTLLFGLKSGARRDLLIQHFEDMIGGMWH